Genomic segment of Flavobacteriales bacterium:
CATACCTAACATTATGATTCCCATTTGCCACTTCTGGGTAAGGCTTACGGCTTTTGTCCCACCAGAAACCGTGTACACGATAACTAGTCCACCTACTAAAAATATGGTTGCTGTTAAATTCCAACCTAAAGCTGTAGAAAGAATTATAGCAGGAGCATAAATTGTAATTCCTGCTGCCAAACCGCGTTGAATAAGAAAAAGGAATGCTGCTAAAAGTCTACTATGCACCCCGAAACGGGTCTCCAAATACTCGTAGGCAGTAAAAACTTTCAGCTTATAATAAATCGGAACAAAGAACACGGAAACAATGATCAACGCTAAGGGCAGCCCAAAATAGTTTTGAATAAACCCCATTCCAGATTCGAAGGCCTGACCAGGAGTTGATATAAACGTGATTGCACTCGCTTGTGTAGCCATCACAGACAATCCGATCGTAGACCATTTCATCTGATTATCCCCTTTCAAATAACTTTCTAACCCTTTACTTTTTCGAGTTTTCCAAGCTCCATAAAAGACAATGAACCCTATAGTAGAAGTAAGAACTATCCAATCTATTGAATTCATGCTTGATAGTATGAGGTCATAAAATAAAAGGATAAAACCAAAGCCGCCATAAAAGCTAGAACTATTAGATATATTAGATTCCAGTTATCATCAAGGCCTTGTTCCTCTTGAATTCTTTCCTTTTCCGACATTTACTTAGAACCTTCTGAATTTCTATATGAAAGAATATTCGCAAACAATTTAAACGCTCCTGGCACTCCTGCTGGCAACTCTCTAAAAAACGAAATACCTGTGTAAACGAAGGTACCCTTGCCATAATTACTTACTAATATACTCCCCTCTTTAGCATCTTCGCCTGGATCACTCCAAGATATTATCGGCGAATAATTCTCATCCCATTCGTCAGGGAAATACAGTCCTCTTTCCTGAACCCAATTATCAAAATCACTCTCTTCAATCTTGTTCGGCGTATTTAATAAAGGATGATTCGGATCTAGAAAAGTTGGTTTAGCTTCTTCCACTGTTACCCTGTCACGTGATATCTTAAATGGGTATGGACCAATGTCTGTTGTTAGTACATTATAATTTGTATTATACTGTACCACATAATTCCCTCCAGCCTTAACATATTCCATTAGTTTATTGTTCACATGAACGATGTACTCATGTGTATTATAAAGCCTAACTCCTGCAACTATTGCATCAAATTCCGAGAGATTCGAATTTCGCAATTCATTTTCTCCTAGCAAAACTACTTCGTAACCCAATTGCTCTATTGCAGACGGAACATTATCACCGCTACCAGTTATATAGCCAATCTTCTTTCCTACCGTTTTAACGTTAAGGCTAACTATTTTGCTTTTTGCCAAAGGAAGAACTACTTGTGATTCTATGTGCGAATATGTAATAGTTTTAAGGCTTCTAGCGTTCTCTTCGAATGATATGCTAATTTCTCCAACAGCATTCTTTGCTGGTGCAGTTATTTTAAATTCAACCTGCTGTTCGCCTCCTTTGCTTTCTATACTGTAAGAGCCTACTGAATTACTAATACCCCATCCAGTACCTACGTGAACTTTAACTTCTCCTTTAACATTATCCGTATGGCTTTTGATGTTAATTGAAACTTTCTTCGTTTCTTCTGAAGCAAAGATGAATACGTCGTTATCGAGATTAGCAGTAACACTTGGCATAGAAAAAAACGGACGATACATTTCGCCATTCACTAAGTCGTTCCACCAATATTTTAATGGAACCGAAAAAGATATTTCTACTCCTTCAATCTCTAATACATATCCAACTTTTAAAGTAGGTTCATTTGTAGGCAACCCAATAGAAAGCTGATTTTCTACTTTGTAAATCCCTTCAAAGTCTCCTTCTAACCAATATGCATTTGTGTTAGGCAACACAGGAACAATAGCCTTATTAACATAATTAGTCATCTTATTATACTCCAAATCAGCATTAATTAAAGTATCCTTTAACCCTATTTGAAGTGATTTCATTATTGTCCTCACACCAGATCTCACTACAATTGAAGAAGTCAATCCAATTTCATTTCCTATGCCCTCACTATAATAATCTGCGTTTGATTCTATATAAATCCCTGAGCAAGCCAAAATCAACTTTTTAATTTCTTTCGTTTTAACACCCTTCCAGTATTGATCTTTCAACTTTATTATAAGAGAATATGCTTGCAATAAATCAGGAACTATTAACGAAGGGTCTTCAGGGTTAAACTTTCTGATTGCTTCTTCAACATATTTTTGAATTTCAGCACCTCCATCTACTCTTCCCCATGTGATATCAATTCCATCAAATACATCATCCTCTATACCTTCTCCTTTTATTAATTGCAAATATTCAATCGACTCTCCTCTTTCCTTAGAGTCACCAAAACCTTGACTCTTGTGCATGCTTCTACTTTCCGAGGCTATATCAGCATATGACGCCCCCAATAAGGGATCATAAATCCCTGAATTAACTGTTGTATAATCTTTATTAGTCTTTGCGGTTTCTTCTAACTCTTTATCCCACCAGGTACTGTTGTTAAAAAACATACGATGTGGCTGCCATACCTGTGTATACTTAAGCTGATCTGCAAATTCTTCTCTATTTCCAGACGCGTCAAACGCAAGATCAGCAAGAATAGCAGAAGCTGAATGATGACCATGTCCTGATTTATAACTCATTGAAAAACGAGTAATAATAACATCTGGCTTAAGACGCCTTATAGCCCATACTACGTCACTTAAAATTTCATTTTTATCCCACTTAGTAAATGTTTCTTCTGGATTCTTTGAGTATCCGAAATCTACTGCACGGGTAAAACATTGTTCTCCTCCATCAATATTCCGGGCACCGAGAAGTTCATTTGTTCTTAGAATACCCATCAAGGCACCCTTCTCAGAACCTATAAGATTTTGTCCTCCATCTCCCCTAGTTAGCGATAAATATGATGTTCTCGCTTTTACATGGTTTGCCATGTAGGAAATTACTCTTGTGTTTTCATCGTCTGGATGTGCAGCCAGATACATAACGCTGGCTAATACATTTAGCTTTTGTAGGCGCATTTGAATCTGAGAAGAATTTAGCTCTTGAGCTTTTAGAGAACCAATCCCTGTCGTCACTATAATTAGAACAAGATATATTGGGCAAAGAAATTTTATCATACGTGTAAATTTGTATTCAA
This window contains:
- a CDS encoding sodium:solute symporter; its protein translation is MNSIDWIVLTSTIGFIVFYGAWKTRKSKGLESYLKGDNQMKWSTIGLSVMATQASAITFISTPGQAFESGMGFIQNYFGLPLALIIVSVFFVPIYYKLKVFTAYEYLETRFGVHSRLLAAFLFLIQRGLAAGITIYAPAIILSTALGWNLTATIFLVGGLVIVYTVSGGTKAVSLTQKWQMGIIMLGM
- a CDS encoding PIG-L family deacetylase; the encoded protein is MIKFLCPIYLVLIIVTTGIGSLKAQELNSSQIQMRLQKLNVLASVMYLAAHPDDENTRVISYMANHVKARTSYLSLTRGDGGQNLIGSEKGALMGILRTNELLGARNIDGGEQCFTRAVDFGYSKNPEETFTKWDKNEILSDVVWAIRRLKPDVIITRFSMSYKSGHGHHSASAILADLAFDASGNREEFADQLKYTQVWQPHRMFFNNSTWWDKELEETAKTNKDYTTVNSGIYDPLLGASYADIASESRSMHKSQGFGDSKERGESIEYLQLIKGEGIEDDVFDGIDITWGRVDGGAEIQKYVEEAIRKFNPEDPSLIVPDLLQAYSLIIKLKDQYWKGVKTKEIKKLILACSGIYIESNADYYSEGIGNEIGLTSSIVVRSGVRTIMKSLQIGLKDTLINADLEYNKMTNYVNKAIVPVLPNTNAYWLEGDFEGIYKVENQLSIGLPTNEPTLKVGYVLEIEGVEISFSVPLKYWWNDLVNGEMYRPFFSMPSVTANLDNDVFIFASEETKKVSINIKSHTDNVKGEVKVHVGTGWGISNSVGSYSIESKGGEQQVEFKITAPAKNAVGEISISFEENARSLKTITYSHIESQVVLPLAKSKIVSLNVKTVGKKIGYITGSGDNVPSAIEQLGYEVVLLGENELRNSNLSEFDAIVAGVRLYNTHEYIVHVNNKLMEYVKAGGNYVVQYNTNYNVLTTDIGPYPFKISRDRVTVEEAKPTFLDPNHPLLNTPNKIEESDFDNWVQERGLYFPDEWDENYSPIISWSDPGEDAKEGSILVSNYGKGTFVYTGISFFRELPAGVPGAFKLFANILSYRNSEGSK